A stretch of Geomonas oryzisoli DNA encodes these proteins:
- a CDS encoding thiolase family protein, whose translation MQDVFIVESLRTPFGSFGGSLSEVEAPVLGGTVIKALLERADLNPSQVDEVIAGQVLSAGVGQAPARQAMRYAGIPDATHAMTINKVCGSGLKSIMLGAGSIMLGDSEIVIAGGMENMSLAPFVLKKARYGYRMGHGELIDLMIYDGLQDPYSGRHMGDIAEEAAARHALSREVQDQFATRSYAKAQEAVRGGILKDEIVPVLKKARGGEVTVAEDEEPFKVDFGKLPTLKPVFRKDGTITAANASTINDGAAFSLLAGADAVKRLNLKPRARIVAHATCSLHPERYTEAPVGAIEVACAKAGLKTSDIDLFEINEAFATVALIAIKELALDPEKVNVNGGACAIGHPIGASGGRLAATLVRELHRRQARYGLATLCIGGGEAVAVVFERV comes from the coding sequence ATGCAAGACGTCTTCATTGTCGAATCACTGAGAACCCCTTTTGGCTCTTTTGGCGGCTCCCTCTCCGAGGTGGAGGCACCCGTGCTGGGGGGGACCGTGATAAAGGCGCTCCTGGAGCGAGCGGACCTGAACCCGTCCCAGGTTGACGAGGTCATCGCCGGGCAGGTGCTCAGTGCCGGGGTGGGGCAGGCGCCCGCCCGCCAGGCCATGCGCTACGCGGGCATCCCCGACGCGACGCACGCCATGACCATCAACAAGGTCTGCGGCAGCGGCCTGAAGTCAATCATGCTCGGCGCCGGTTCCATCATGTTGGGCGATTCTGAAATCGTCATCGCGGGGGGGATGGAGAACATGTCGCTCGCCCCCTTCGTTCTCAAGAAGGCGCGCTACGGCTACCGCATGGGGCACGGCGAGCTCATCGACCTCATGATCTACGACGGCCTGCAGGACCCGTACTCCGGGCGGCACATGGGGGACATCGCCGAAGAGGCCGCCGCGCGGCACGCCCTTTCCCGCGAGGTCCAGGACCAGTTCGCCACCCGCTCTTACGCAAAGGCGCAGGAGGCGGTTAGGGGCGGCATCTTAAAGGACGAAATCGTGCCGGTGCTGAAAAAGGCGCGTGGCGGCGAGGTGACCGTGGCCGAGGACGAGGAGCCGTTCAAGGTCGACTTCGGCAAGCTCCCCACCCTGAAGCCGGTCTTCAGGAAGGACGGCACCATCACAGCCGCCAACGCCTCGACCATCAACGACGGCGCCGCGTTTTCCCTGCTGGCCGGCGCCGACGCCGTGAAGCGCCTGAACCTGAAGCCCAGGGCGCGCATCGTGGCCCACGCCACCTGCAGCCTCCATCCCGAGCGCTACACCGAGGCTCCGGTGGGCGCCATCGAGGTCGCCTGCGCCAAGGCCGGGTTGAAGACCTCGGACATCGACCTCTTCGAGATCAACGAAGCCTTCGCCACGGTGGCGCTGATCGCCATCAAGGAGCTCGCCCTGGACCCGGAAAAGGTGAACGTGAACGGCGGCGCCTGCGCCATCGGTCATCCCATCGGCGCCAGCGGCGGCAGGCTCGCCGCGACGCTGGTCCGTGAACTGCACCGGCGCCAGGCCCGCTACGGCCTGGCCACGCTCTGCATCGGCGGCGGCGAGGCGGTCGCGGTGGTATTCGAGCGGGTCTGA
- a CDS encoding M24 family metallopeptidase yields MLTKTESEQRIARLQERLKQSEVDGALFIYPIDIYYFSGTRQNSALFIPAEGKPRLVVRKSYFRAQGESVIDDTRPFPSSKEFPSLFPPQVKRIGFTFDVAPVQQYQYYAKLLPGVEFVDISSLNRELRSVKSGLELERMRESGARLCDVFREIPGFLKEGMRELDLAAEFEYRLRKAGGEGYVRMRAYNQELFQGLAVSSGAGNPGFFDGAVTGRGLSNASPHGASTDAIQANAPVLVDYTGVFNGYIVDMTRMFVVGTLAPELEHAFATSLKIQQHLAENLKPGAVCEELFAKAAELAESAGLGRNFMGAPGENAKFVGHGVGLELDEFPVLAQGFKSPLQQGQTVAIEPKFVLPGLGVIGIENTFAVAPDGGVKLTDLSDNIVCL; encoded by the coding sequence ATGCTGACCAAGACCGAATCGGAGCAAAGGATAGCGAGGCTGCAGGAAAGGCTGAAACAGAGCGAGGTGGATGGCGCACTCTTCATCTATCCCATCGACATCTATTACTTTTCCGGCACGCGCCAGAACTCCGCGCTCTTTATTCCGGCAGAAGGGAAGCCGCGCCTCGTGGTGCGCAAAAGCTACTTCCGCGCCCAGGGGGAGAGCGTCATCGACGACACCCGCCCGTTTCCTTCCAGCAAAGAATTCCCCTCCCTGTTCCCGCCCCAGGTGAAGCGGATCGGCTTCACCTTCGACGTGGCGCCGGTGCAACAGTACCAGTACTACGCCAAGCTCCTGCCGGGGGTGGAGTTCGTCGACATCTCCTCGCTGAACCGGGAGTTGCGCAGCGTGAAGTCGGGACTGGAGCTGGAGCGGATGCGCGAAAGCGGCGCCCGGCTTTGCGACGTGTTCCGGGAGATCCCCGGTTTCCTGAAGGAGGGGATGCGCGAATTGGACCTCGCCGCGGAGTTCGAATACCGGCTGCGCAAGGCGGGGGGCGAGGGGTACGTCCGGATGCGTGCCTACAACCAGGAGCTGTTCCAGGGGCTCGCCGTCAGCTCCGGCGCCGGCAATCCCGGCTTCTTCGACGGCGCGGTCACCGGCCGGGGGCTCTCCAACGCCTCCCCCCACGGCGCCTCGACCGACGCCATCCAGGCGAATGCCCCGGTGCTGGTCGACTACACCGGGGTCTTCAACGGTTACATCGTGGACATGACCCGCATGTTCGTGGTGGGAACGCTCGCACCCGAGCTGGAGCATGCCTTTGCCACGTCGCTTAAGATCCAGCAGCACCTGGCCGAAAATCTGAAGCCGGGGGCGGTCTGCGAGGAGCTGTTCGCAAAGGCCGCGGAGCTGGCCGAGAGTGCGGGGCTCGGCCGCAACTTCATGGGTGCGCCGGGCGAGAACGCCAAGTTCGTAGGGCATGGCGTGGGGCTCGAGCTGGACGAGTTCCCCGTGCTGGCCCAGGGGTTCAAATCTCCCCTGCAGCAAGGGCAGACGGTGGCTATCGAGCCAAAATTCGTGCTTCCGGGTCTCGGCGTGATCGGAATCGAAAACACGTTTGCTGTGGCCCCCGACGGAGGGGTGAAACTGACGGATTTGTCGGATAATATCGTCTGTCTGTAA
- a CDS encoding nitroreductase family protein yields MDVFQAINDRRSIRKYRDTPVEWDKVSQVLDAGRLAPSWKNMQCWRFLVLSATGKRSALLDAFPDDNPGKKALAQAPVVIVVCADPAQSGVENGIEYYVADTAIAFEHICLAAHGLGLGTCWMGLFDEPTLKKALGIPAGIRVVGVTPLGYPDQEPKARPRKELAEIAYHNNWGAAC; encoded by the coding sequence ATGGACGTATTCCAAGCCATAAACGACAGAAGAAGCATCCGGAAGTACCGGGACACCCCGGTAGAGTGGGACAAGGTGAGCCAGGTGCTCGACGCGGGGCGCCTGGCGCCGTCCTGGAAGAACATGCAGTGCTGGCGCTTCCTGGTGCTCTCCGCAACGGGAAAGCGGAGCGCGCTGCTGGACGCGTTCCCCGATGACAACCCCGGGAAAAAGGCGCTGGCTCAGGCGCCGGTAGTCATCGTGGTCTGCGCCGACCCGGCCCAGTCCGGCGTGGAGAACGGCATCGAGTATTACGTGGCCGATACCGCCATCGCCTTCGAGCACATCTGCCTGGCGGCGCACGGCCTGGGGCTCGGCACCTGCTGGATGGGGCTCTTCGACGAGCCGACCCTCAAGAAAGCGCTGGGCATCCCGGCAGGGATACGGGTGGTCGGTGTGACGCCGCTGGGGTACCCGGACCAGGAGCCCAAGGCACGGCCGCGCAAGGAACTGGCGGAGATCGCCTATCACAACAACTGGGGGGCAGCATGCTGA
- the icmF gene encoding fused isobutyryl-CoA mutase/GTPase IcmF: MHIAAAEPYRSRHKIRFVTATSLFDGHDAATNIIRRMLQSSGAEVIHLGHNRSVDAIVTAAIQEDAQGIAVSCYQGGHVPFFKYICDLLRERGADHIRVFGGGGGVIVPDEVREIEAYGVSKIFSPEDGRRMGLQGMINHMLELCDFSPERDTDREIERLKERDIRAVNTLITLAEQAVHDQSEGYGAVRERIRSMGRDVPVVGITGTGGAGKSSLTDELVRRFVRDFPEKSVAILAVDPSRQRTGGALLGDRIRMNSINTDRIYMRSLATRDSRSELSAAIRDAIDVVRASGFDLVIVETSGIGQGDAGVVDICDVSLYVMTCEFGAPTQLEKIDMLDFADLVALNKFERKGAEDALRNVRKQYRRNRNLFDIPDAELPVYGTIASQFNDPGTNVLYRALLDRVNEKKQRGWQSRLQITERESLKQYIIPPDRVHYLGEIVQSVRGYRKSVEEQAAVARTLFQLSGARREVKGEGTIAELDQVIGCFSAKLQEEPRRIIDGWKGLKECYRQDAQVTRVRDKEIRTELYTTSLSGTRIPKVCLPDYEDWGEIVKWSMKENLPGFFPYTAGVFPFKRAEEDPKRQFAGEGTPERTNRRFHYLCQDDGAKRLSTAFDSVTLYGEDPDFPPDIYGKVGESGVSICTVEDMEKLYAGFDLCAPSTSVSITINGPAPIMLAFFFNAAIRQQLEQFRAAQGREPSPAEYAELKARTLQTVRGTVQADILKEDQGQNTCIFSTEFALRMMGDIQQYFIEQQVRNYYSVSISGYHIAEAGANPISQLAFTLSNGFTYVEYYLSRGMHIDDFAPNLSFFFSNGLDPEYTVIGRVARRIWAVVMREKYGANDRSQKLKYHIQTSGRSLHAQEMDFNDIRTTLQALMALYDNCNSLHTNAYDEAVTTPSEESVRRAMAVQMIITKELGLAKNENPLQGAFIIDELTDLVEEAVLAEFERIDQRGGVLGAMETQYQRSRIQDESMLYEARKHSGELPIVGVNTFLNPRAGEEGYQIPGELARATVEEKEQQIRNLRAFQERHKDQAPLALKRLQETAVAGGNIFAELMETVQCASLGQITRALYEVGGEYRRNM; this comes from the coding sequence ATGCACATAGCCGCTGCGGAGCCTTATCGCTCCAGACACAAGATCCGTTTCGTCACGGCGACCAGTCTCTTCGACGGGCACGATGCCGCCACCAACATCATCCGGCGGATGCTCCAGTCCTCGGGCGCGGAGGTGATCCACCTGGGACACAACCGCTCCGTGGACGCCATCGTCACCGCCGCCATCCAGGAGGACGCCCAGGGCATCGCGGTGAGCTGCTACCAGGGGGGGCATGTCCCGTTCTTCAAGTACATCTGCGATCTGCTAAGGGAGCGCGGCGCCGACCACATCAGGGTCTTCGGAGGGGGGGGCGGCGTCATCGTCCCCGACGAGGTCCGCGAGATCGAGGCGTACGGGGTGAGCAAGATCTTCTCCCCGGAGGACGGCAGGCGGATGGGGCTGCAGGGGATGATCAACCACATGCTGGAGCTGTGCGACTTCAGCCCGGAGCGCGACACCGACCGGGAGATCGAGCGGCTCAAGGAGCGGGACATCCGCGCGGTCAACACCCTGATCACCCTCGCCGAGCAGGCGGTGCACGACCAAAGCGAGGGGTACGGCGCGGTACGGGAGCGGATCCGGTCCATGGGGCGCGACGTACCCGTGGTCGGCATCACCGGGACCGGCGGCGCCGGCAAGAGCTCGCTCACCGATGAGCTGGTGCGCCGCTTCGTCAGGGATTTCCCCGAGAAGAGCGTGGCGATCCTCGCGGTGGACCCCTCCCGGCAGCGCACCGGCGGCGCGCTTTTAGGCGACCGGATCAGGATGAACTCCATCAACACCGACCGGATCTACATGCGCTCCCTGGCCACCCGCGATTCCCGCTCCGAACTTTCGGCGGCGATACGCGACGCCATCGACGTGGTGCGCGCCTCCGGCTTCGATCTCGTGATCGTGGAGACCTCGGGGATAGGCCAGGGGGACGCCGGGGTGGTGGATATCTGCGACGTCTCGCTCTACGTGATGACCTGCGAGTTCGGTGCTCCCACCCAGCTCGAGAAGATCGACATGCTGGACTTCGCCGACCTGGTGGCGCTCAACAAGTTCGAGCGCAAGGGGGCAGAGGACGCGCTACGAAACGTGCGCAAGCAATACCGTCGCAACCGTAACCTCTTCGACATCCCGGATGCGGAACTCCCGGTCTACGGCACCATCGCCTCCCAGTTCAACGACCCCGGCACCAACGTGCTGTACCGGGCCCTCCTGGACCGGGTCAACGAGAAGAAGCAGAGGGGGTGGCAGTCGCGCCTGCAGATCACCGAGCGCGAGAGCCTGAAGCAGTACATCATCCCGCCGGACCGGGTGCACTACCTGGGGGAGATCGTTCAGAGCGTGCGCGGCTACCGTAAGAGTGTCGAGGAGCAGGCGGCCGTGGCACGGACCCTGTTCCAGCTCTCCGGGGCCAGGAGGGAGGTGAAGGGGGAGGGTACCATCGCCGAGCTGGACCAGGTCATCGGTTGCTTCTCCGCCAAACTGCAGGAAGAGCCGCGGCGCATCATCGACGGCTGGAAGGGTCTCAAGGAGTGCTACCGCCAGGATGCGCAGGTCACCCGCGTGCGCGACAAGGAGATCCGCACCGAGCTCTACACCACGTCCCTCTCCGGGACCAGGATCCCGAAGGTCTGTCTCCCCGACTACGAGGACTGGGGGGAGATCGTCAAGTGGTCCATGAAGGAGAACCTCCCCGGCTTCTTCCCGTACACGGCCGGCGTCTTCCCGTTCAAGCGCGCCGAGGAGGACCCCAAACGGCAGTTCGCCGGCGAGGGGACCCCGGAACGGACCAACCGGCGCTTCCATTACCTGTGCCAGGACGACGGCGCCAAGCGCCTCTCCACGGCCTTCGACAGCGTGACCCTCTACGGCGAGGACCCGGACTTCCCGCCCGACATCTACGGCAAGGTGGGTGAGAGCGGGGTCTCCATCTGCACCGTCGAGGACATGGAGAAGCTCTACGCCGGCTTCGACCTCTGCGCCCCCTCGACCAGCGTGTCCATCACCATCAACGGACCGGCGCCGATCATGCTGGCCTTCTTCTTTAACGCGGCCATCCGGCAGCAGCTGGAGCAGTTCAGGGCCGCACAGGGGCGCGAACCGTCCCCCGCCGAATATGCGGAGCTTAAGGCCCGCACCCTGCAGACCGTGCGTGGCACCGTCCAGGCCGACATCCTCAAGGAGGACCAGGGGCAGAACACCTGCATCTTCTCGACCGAATTCGCGCTCAGGATGATGGGGGACATCCAGCAGTACTTCATCGAGCAGCAGGTGCGCAATTACTACTCGGTCTCCATCAGCGGCTACCATATCGCCGAAGCCGGGGCCAATCCCATCTCGCAGCTCGCCTTCACCCTGTCCAACGGCTTCACCTACGTGGAGTACTACCTGTCGCGCGGCATGCATATCGACGACTTTGCGCCCAACCTCTCCTTCTTCTTCAGTAACGGCCTCGACCCGGAGTACACGGTGATCGGCCGGGTGGCGCGGCGCATCTGGGCTGTGGTGATGCGCGAGAAGTACGGCGCCAACGACCGCAGCCAGAAATTGAAGTACCACATCCAGACCAGCGGCCGGTCGCTGCACGCCCAGGAAATGGATTTCAACGACATACGCACCACGCTGCAGGCCCTGATGGCCCTCTATGACAACTGCAACTCGCTGCACACCAACGCCTACGACGAGGCGGTGACCACGCCGTCGGAGGAGTCGGTGCGGCGCGCCATGGCGGTGCAGATGATCATCACCAAGGAGCTCGGGCTCGCCAAGAACGAGAACCCGCTCCAGGGCGCCTTCATCATCGACGAGCTTACCGACCTCGTGGAGGAGGCGGTTCTCGCCGAGTTCGAGCGGATCGACCAGCGCGGCGGCGTCCTAGGCGCCATGGAGACCCAGTACCAGCGCAGCAGGATCCAGGACGAGTCCATGCTCTACGAGGCGAGAAAGCACTCCGGCGAGCTCCCCATCGTCGGCGTCAACACCTTCCTCAACCCGCGTGCCGGCGAAGAGGGGTACCAGATCCCCGGCGAGCTGGCCCGCGCCACCGTTGAGGAGAAGGAGCAGCAGATCCGCAACCTGCGCGCGTTCCAGGAGCGGCACAAGGACCAGGCGCCACTCGCCCTGAAGCGGCTCCAGGAGACCGCGGTGGCAGGCGGCAACATCTTTGCGGAGCTGATGGAGACGGTGCAGTGCGCCTCGCTGGGGCAGATCACGAGGGCCCTCTACGAGGTGGGAGGGGAGTATCGGCGCAACATGTAG
- a CDS encoding DUF6125 family protein, translating into MTHADNLQEIAAATQPEGDEGIQLLYSLSKEELVRIIVDDAKNWLAHDGVWFQSLEKKYGMDVAVDIDTDAWRLFTAIEAKRIMERLSMKPGGGIPALVECLKHRFYARLNLQECIEVSDTRAVFRMIDCRVQSARKRKGLPDHPCKSVGIVEYSEFARTIDPRIATRCIACPPDPHPEEFWCAWEFTLTSGQP; encoded by the coding sequence GTGACACACGCTGACAACCTGCAGGAGATAGCCGCCGCTACGCAGCCGGAGGGAGACGAGGGGATTCAGCTCCTCTACTCCCTCAGCAAAGAGGAACTGGTCAGGATCATCGTCGATGACGCCAAGAACTGGCTCGCCCACGACGGGGTCTGGTTCCAGTCCCTGGAGAAGAAGTACGGCATGGACGTGGCGGTGGACATCGACACCGACGCCTGGCGGCTCTTCACGGCCATCGAGGCGAAAAGGATCATGGAGCGCCTCTCCATGAAGCCCGGCGGCGGCATCCCGGCACTGGTCGAGTGCCTGAAGCACCGCTTCTACGCCAGGCTGAACCTCCAGGAATGCATCGAGGTGAGCGACACCCGGGCCGTATTCCGGATGATCGACTGCCGGGTGCAGTCCGCCCGCAAGCGCAAGGGGCTCCCGGACCACCCCTGCAAGTCCGTGGGCATCGTGGAATACTCCGAGTTCGCCCGGACCATCGATCCCCGGATCGCGACCCGCTGCATCGCCTGTCCCCCCGACCCGCACCCCGAGGAGTTCTGGTGCGCCTGGGAGTTCACCCTGACCTCGGGGCAGCCGTAA
- a CDS encoding solute symporter family protein, which produces MKKRIAALTVALSLSMFGAAAVSAQAPATAAAPQATATAAAPVQAAAPPAQATGATQAAPAPNAAAKVAAAPAKGGAPAKITPNRGITIGMFALIIAVTMGVVVWAAKKTQTASDFYTAGGGITGFQNGWAIAGDYMSAASFLGMSGLISLYGIDGFMYAVGPMFSFIAILLVIAEPCRNAGKYTLGDILSFRSSPKVVRGVAALSTVTVSIFYLIAQMVGAGKLMQMLLNIPYRVSVIGVGALMVAYVVFGGMKATTWVQIIKASLLMGATTVLCLLVAIKAGFNPVGFFTDVVSNSAIQEHVRMNVLKDVIAKPGVDYGQRFLEPGLFLKNPLDQISLGLAWALGAAGLPHILMRFFTVPSAKDARKSIIVALFLNSSFFFMISVIGFGAALYLTPQAISAVDKGGNMATLLLAQHMGGGPGSLGGDIFLAFICAVAFATILAVVSGLVLAASAAIAHDVYVNIIKDGKADQQLQVKVARITSLFVGTSAIVMGLMAEKENVVALVALAFAVAASGNFPVIMFSLFWRKFNTAGIVSGLVVGTISALALVMVSPVMTYPKKIAADAKKVVETLEKKQAGGAVLAEKEVQALEKSRAEYVKNKDGKSMVGLDAPIFPLKNPGIVSIPLGFMAAFFGCLLFRERRAEEMFDEIDVRQNTGIGIAKAADH; this is translated from the coding sequence ATGAAAAAGAGGATCGCCGCTTTAACCGTAGCACTGTCGCTATCGATGTTCGGCGCGGCTGCCGTCAGCGCCCAGGCGCCCGCCACAGCCGCAGCTCCTCAGGCCACCGCTACCGCCGCCGCACCGGTCCAGGCCGCCGCCCCACCTGCCCAGGCCACCGGCGCGACCCAGGCCGCTCCTGCTCCTAACGCGGCGGCAAAGGTCGCGGCGGCGCCGGCCAAGGGTGGTGCTCCGGCCAAGATCACCCCCAACCGCGGCATAACCATCGGCATGTTCGCGCTCATCATCGCCGTCACCATGGGGGTCGTGGTCTGGGCCGCCAAGAAGACCCAGACCGCATCGGACTTCTATACCGCAGGCGGGGGGATCACCGGCTTCCAGAACGGCTGGGCCATCGCCGGCGACTACATGTCCGCCGCGTCCTTCCTCGGGATGTCCGGCCTCATCTCGCTCTACGGCATCGACGGCTTCATGTACGCGGTGGGGCCGATGTTCTCCTTCATCGCCATCCTCCTCGTCATCGCCGAGCCCTGCAGAAACGCGGGCAAGTACACGTTGGGCGACATCCTCTCCTTCAGGAGCTCCCCAAAGGTGGTGCGCGGGGTCGCCGCGCTCTCGACGGTGACGGTCTCCATCTTCTACCTCATCGCGCAGATGGTGGGCGCGGGCAAGCTGATGCAGATGCTTTTGAACATCCCGTACCGGGTCTCGGTCATCGGCGTGGGCGCTCTCATGGTCGCCTACGTGGTATTCGGCGGCATGAAGGCGACCACCTGGGTGCAGATCATCAAGGCATCGCTTCTCATGGGCGCGACGACTGTCCTGTGCCTGCTGGTAGCCATCAAGGCGGGCTTCAACCCGGTCGGCTTCTTCACGGACGTGGTCAGCAACAGCGCCATCCAGGAGCACGTGCGCATGAACGTCTTAAAGGACGTGATCGCAAAACCCGGCGTCGACTACGGCCAGAGGTTCCTCGAGCCCGGCCTGTTCCTCAAAAATCCCCTGGACCAGATCTCGCTCGGCCTCGCCTGGGCGTTGGGCGCCGCAGGGCTCCCCCACATCCTGATGCGCTTCTTCACCGTTCCCAGCGCGAAGGATGCGCGCAAGTCGATCATCGTGGCCCTGTTCCTCAACTCCAGCTTCTTCTTCATGATCAGCGTGATCGGCTTCGGCGCCGCGCTCTACCTCACCCCGCAGGCGATCTCGGCGGTCGACAAGGGGGGCAACATGGCGACCCTGCTCCTGGCCCAGCACATGGGCGGCGGCCCGGGGAGCCTCGGCGGCGACATCTTCCTCGCCTTTATCTGCGCGGTCGCCTTCGCGACCATCCTGGCCGTCGTCTCCGGCCTGGTGCTGGCAGCCTCCGCCGCCATCGCCCACGACGTCTACGTCAACATCATCAAGGACGGCAAGGCGGATCAGCAGCTGCAGGTGAAGGTGGCCCGCATCACCTCGCTCTTCGTGGGCACCTCGGCCATCGTGATGGGGCTCATGGCCGAGAAGGAGAACGTGGTGGCCCTGGTGGCGCTCGCCTTCGCGGTCGCGGCTTCGGGCAACTTCCCGGTGATCATGTTCTCCTTGTTCTGGCGCAAGTTCAATACGGCCGGGATCGTTTCCGGGCTGGTGGTGGGGACCATCTCAGCACTCGCCCTGGTGATGGTTTCGCCGGTGATGACCTATCCGAAGAAGATCGCGGCCGACGCCAAGAAGGTGGTGGAGACCCTGGAGAAGAAGCAGGCGGGCGGTGCGGTGCTGGCCGAGAAGGAAGTGCAGGCCCTCGAGAAATCGCGTGCCGAGTACGTGAAGAACAAGGACGGCAAGTCCATGGTGGGGCTCGATGCCCCGATCTTCCCGCTCAAGAACCCGGGCATCGTCTCGATCCCGCTGGGCTTCATGGCCGCCTTCTTTGGCTGTCTGCTCTTCAGGGAGCGCCGTGCCGAGGAGATGTTCGACGAGATCGACGTGCGCCAGAATACCGGCATCGGCATCGCCAAGGCGGCCGACCACTAG
- a CDS encoding DUF485 domain-containing protein translates to MSEKQQWEAIANHSKFIELKRKKRNFLFSWWIISTIYYLLLPVISGYFPEAFRVKVIGPINFGYLFILSQFVMAIGVAIYYAHVANKTFDRLTKQLLEALQ, encoded by the coding sequence ATGTCGGAAAAACAGCAATGGGAAGCAATCGCCAACCACAGCAAGTTCATCGAGCTAAAGCGCAAGAAACGAAACTTCCTCTTCAGCTGGTGGATCATCTCGACCATCTACTACCTCCTGCTTCCGGTCATCTCGGGCTATTTCCCCGAGGCCTTCAGGGTCAAGGTCATTGGCCCCATCAACTTCGGCTACCTCTTCATCCTGTCCCAGTTCGTCATGGCCATCGGGGTGGCGATCTACTACGCCCACGTGGCCAACAAGACCTTCGACCGGCTCACCAAGCAGCTGCTGGAAGCCTTGCAATAG
- a CDS encoding IclR family transcriptional regulator: METQKGELSRDELQKAVELLEIVAAQGARCSLTALARQAAITPYRARLLLALLEDKGLVACAVQSGKYDESRARKLARSLLHNARDNRLLGPLVRSVLSEHDDDLKVTILKDARPVLEALARRHNEAICMAIPKGDEVLLLDLVDPLQQGRGEPLVGRRFPFFANAAGKVMRAIDSWDLLEQIGRRWRGSRGGCPDLAALRVELEKIRVNGVAVECSGMGDGVVTVAVAVRDYAGKVVGALMLFGPSFRLLGDRLEQEIIPSLRLSAELLSARFGYAPP; this comes from the coding sequence ATGGAAACGCAGAAAGGTGAGCTTTCGCGCGACGAGTTGCAAAAGGCGGTCGAGCTCCTCGAAATCGTGGCGGCGCAGGGTGCGCGCTGTTCCCTGACGGCGCTGGCGCGCCAGGCCGCCATCACCCCGTACCGGGCACGGCTTCTCCTGGCGCTTTTGGAGGACAAGGGGCTGGTGGCGTGCGCGGTGCAAAGCGGGAAGTACGACGAAAGCCGGGCCAGGAAACTCGCCCGGTCCCTGCTGCACAATGCCCGCGACAACCGGCTTCTCGGCCCGCTGGTGCGCTCGGTCCTGTCCGAGCACGACGACGACCTGAAGGTGACCATCCTGAAGGACGCCCGGCCGGTGCTGGAGGCACTGGCCCGCCGCCACAACGAGGCGATCTGCATGGCGATCCCCAAGGGGGACGAGGTGCTGCTGCTGGACCTGGTGGATCCCCTGCAGCAGGGGAGGGGAGAGCCGCTGGTGGGAAGGCGCTTCCCCTTTTTCGCCAACGCCGCCGGCAAGGTGATGCGGGCCATCGATTCGTGGGACCTCTTGGAGCAGATCGGGAGGAGGTGGCGCGGCAGCCGGGGCGGGTGTCCGGACCTGGCTGCCTTGCGGGTCGAACTGGAAAAGATCCGGGTGAACGGGGTCGCGGTGGAATGCAGCGGCATGGGGGACGGGGTGGTCACCGTGGCGGTGGCGGTCAGGGATTACGCCGGCAAGGTGGTGGGCGCCCTGATGCTTTTCGGCCCGTCGTTTCGACTGCTGGGAGATCGGCTGGAGCAGGAGATCATCCCCTCCCTGCGCCTGAGCGCCGAACTCCTCTCCGCGCGGTTCGGCTATGCCCCACCCTGA